A single window of Salvia splendens isolate huo1 chromosome 8, SspV2, whole genome shotgun sequence DNA harbors:
- the LOC121744633 gene encoding pectin acetylesterase 8-like, producing MDACLLASSLGVPFTEVANAKTSRFIFIMCMDGSPAGYYYSAGSGDGAKNWLLFLMGGGWCDNVDDCQSKLNQSFGSSKFMPFTKFSEILSPDCQINPDFYNWNRIFVAYCDQSSFLGDTEFDGQAILSGISARG from the exons ATGGATGCATGCCTTCTTGCAAGCAGCCTCGGTGTTCCATTCACTGAAGTTGCTAATGCAAAGACGAGCAGGTTTATATTTATAA TGTGTATGGATGGCTCACCGGCTGGCTACTATTACTCGGCCGGGTCTGGAGACGGGGCCAAGAATTGGCTCCTTTTTCTCATG gGAGGTGGATGGTGTGATAACGTTGATGATTGCCAAAGCAAACTGAATCAATCTTTTGGCAGTAGCAAATTCATGCCTTTTACAAAATTCTCTGAGATTCTTAGCCCAGACTGCCAAATCAACCCGg ATTTCTATAATTGGAATAGGATTTTCGTGGCCTATTGTGACCAATCATCATTCCTCGGTGACACCGAGTTTGATGGCCAA GCTATTCTTTCCGGTATATCGGCAAGGGGGTGA
- the LOC121744634 gene encoding pectin acetylesterase 6-like, whose product MVTNASLSGGLGLSNFVTAFEHVSPMWAEENVLNADYREKYFAASVITLHNISSLLPVTCTERIDPSLCFFPENLVRDIQTPIFILDSAFDAYQVRLRLVPPLSDDRIRWDLCLGNISTCTSTDKQLITDFGGAFLKAVREISNNPTIGMFIHACLIHTVLIDGRFWTPNSTIKLGNLSIQEAFANWYFDREPVRLITIANFLEIFVVVKPTNIFTNKSY is encoded by the exons ATGGTGACTAATGCTAGCCTATCAGGGGGCTTGGGACTATCTAACTTTGTTACGGCTTTCGAGCACGTCTCCCCGATGTGGGCAGA AGAGAATGTCCTTAATGCCGACTACAGAGAGAAATATTTTGCCGCCTCCGTAATTACGCTCCAT AATATATCCAGCCTCCTTCCCGTGACGTGCACTGAGAGAATAGATCCGAGTTTG TGTTTCTTCCCCGAAAATCTAGTAAGAGACATTCAAACTCCAATCTTTATATTGGATAGTGCATTTGATGCATATCAG GTGAGATTACGTTTGGTACCTCCACTTTCTGATGACCGCATAAGATGGGATTTGTGCTTGGGGAATATCAGTACTTGTACAAGTACGGATAAACAATTAATAACTG ATTTTGGGGGTGCATTTTTAAAAGCCGTTAGAGAGATCTCAAATAATCCAACAATAGGCATGTTTATACATGCATGCCTCATTCACACTGTCTTAATTGATGGACGTTTTTGGACCCCCAATTCAACCATCAAATTGGGAAATTTG AGCATACAAGAGGCCTTTGCAAATTGGTACTTTGACAGAGAACCAGTTAGACTTATTACTATTGCTAATTTTTTAGAGAttt TTGTAGTTGTTAAACCGacaaatatattcacaaataagaGCTACTAA